A genomic window from Lotus japonicus ecotype B-129 chromosome 1, LjGifu_v1.2 includes:
- the LOC130744600 gene encoding uncharacterized protein LOC130744600 yields the protein MYTYRLANRAKEDHQSGCDSEGSVCFGVKRIPLLEVLYLESGCASNFKVFDDVSSLSRAKETWRILVKVIRAWKGQRLSGSMLAFTLEVVLMDNKEFHLKTSERAMHTHASSSSTLQCDGSHKVWAPGFYAAFLNKNKVSTKGRVFFDESGIKVSISSDAAAGPKTAATEAYSLLILKKFLEVILYLPTMNRRLSNFLSMLSTKQPSCLQLYMYSFVDIIISVVSVELFAEAQRSVGHDVRACNFVSSPHVDHLINDPKLYTSQISKFLEECVQ from the exons ATGTACACTTACAGATTAGCTAACAGAGCTAAGGAGGATCATCAAAGCGGGTGTGATTCAGAAGGCA GTGTGTGCTTTGGTGTCAAGCGTATACCACTCCTTGAGGTTTTGTATTTGGAAAGTGGATGTGCTAGCAACTTCAAG GTGTTTGATGATGTTTCTTCTCTATCACGAGCTAAGGAGACATGGAGAATCTTAGTGAAGGTTATAAGGGCATGGAAAGGTCAGAGATTAAGTGGTAGCATGTTAGCATTCACTCTCGAGGTTGTTCTCATGGACAATAAG GAATTTCACCTCAAGACATCAGAGAGGGCCATGCACACACATGCTTCTTCATCATCGACACTTCAATGCGATGGTTCTCATAAG GTCTGGGCCCCTGGTTTCTATGCAGCGTTTCTCAACAAGAATAAGGTCTCTACAAAAGGACGTGTATTCTTTGATGAATCCGGCATTAAAGTATCAATTAGCAGTGATGCAGCTGCAGGACCCAAAACTGCAGCAACAGAAGCATATTCGCTATTGATACTAAAGAAATTTTTGGAGGTTATTCTGTATCTCCCAACTATGAATAG GAGGCTCTCTAATTTTTTGAGCATGTTATCAACAAAGCAACCAAGTTGTCTGCAGTTATACATGTATAGTTTTGTAGACATAATTATATCCGTTGTTTCAGTGGAATTGTTTGCGGAGGCACAACGTAGTGTTGGACATGATGTGAGGGCATGCAATTTTGTGTCCTCACCCCATGTTGACCACCTTATAAATGATCCAAAATTGTATACTTCTCAGATAAGTAAATTTCTAGAGGAGTGTGTTCAATAA
- the LOC130732003 gene encoding U1 small nuclear ribonucleoprotein C-like has product MENSLLIIGLLAMVVLISSSHAARDLVKPSSISRTIDEDVKKQNDIAEALSPGVPEVPSPNIPGFPFPFPFPLPKIPGFPFPFPFPLPKIPGFPFPFPFPFPKIPGFPCPPTGAPEAPGLPFPFPFPFPKIPGFPFPFPFPKIPGFPFPLPGPPGSPGLPFPFPFPLPKIPGFPFPIPGVPGVDGGVLRVDGASVASIGGTTGPNAKDHLEIHN; this is encoded by the exons ATGGAAAATTCACTACTCATCATAGGCCTCTTGGCCATGGTTGTTTTGATCTCATCATCACATGCAGCTAGAGACTTGGTTAAGCCTTCCTCAATCTCTAGAACAA TTGATGAGGATGTTAAAAAGCAAAATGACATAGCTGAAGCACTTTCACCTGGAGTTCCTGAAGTACCCTCACCAAATATTCCTGGATTTCCCTTCCCATTCCCTTTCCCCTTACCTAAAATTCCAGGATTTCCCTTCCCCTTTCCCTTTCCATTACCTAAAATTCCTGGATTTCCCTTCCCTTTCCCCTTCCCCTTCCCTAAAATTCCCGGATTTCCTTGCCCTCCAACTGGAGCTCCTGAAGCTCCTGGACTTCCCTTTCCCTTTCCTTTCCCCTTTCCTAAAATCCCAGGAtttccctttccctttccctttcctAAAATTCCAGGATTTCCATTTCCCTTACCTGGACCTCCTGGATCTCCTGGACTCCCCTTTCCATTTCCCTTTCCATTACCTAAAATTCCCGGATTTCCTTTTCCCATCCCTGGAGTGCCTGGAGTAGACGGTGGCGTCCTTCGAGTAGATGGAGCTAGTGTGGCTAGCATCGGTGGCACTACTGGACCTAATGCAAAGGATCACCTTGAAATTCACAATTAG